A region of Triplophysa dalaica isolate WHDGS20190420 chromosome 18, ASM1584641v1, whole genome shotgun sequence DNA encodes the following proteins:
- the cux2b gene encoding LOW QUALITY PROTEIN: homeobox protein cut-like 2 (The sequence of the model RefSeq protein was modified relative to this genomic sequence to represent the inferred CDS: inserted 1 base in 1 codon): MAADVGSMFQYWKKFDLRRLQRELNSVAAQLAGRQEESEDSHKHLVELSREFKKNVPEEVLEMVSPVLKGFQAQVVALSQRSKEAESAFLGIYKQLIEAPDPTPLLEATHSLGERLAELQHSGPDGDALISQISTHLTRPLDCLNRAEHTEEDSVTIDTGEASTQCPRRMTPNSTQDTQGDDTPLKNHHEQQEGEEHESDAAVPIRLDPADERIKALQSSLSLARSELLEMRRKYDKEMTTKVEETGVLMADLEKANQRADVAQRAVKRLSEQLASSQSTSKGTRLSKDGPKEERDADETDERSLSRLEAVLFTKDREILRLLESVQRLQFTLQEVRDSSANRIAELERQLACKSDAIEALEAKLQSQMDYEEIKTELSILRAMKLASANGTSQESSKTAETLLLDKHAFLSSHKYLDKVRVLHNSDERHSEDSSKDTVRPAGSYSSPPGTLPTDGHASSSPGPANNDAPPSAHEPPRPYSVSPFSCEKLPGDLLLQKQLLSPLFKKDGTSIMAFPTALYAAKAALMSANQNSSSSVAVETGMPSDQSESGSSGGSDDDQLDTSEIAFQVKEQLLKHNIGQRVFGHYVLGLSQGSVSEILARPKPWRKLTVKGKEPFIKMKQFLSDEQNILALRTIQVRQRGSITPRIRTPETGSDDAIKNILEQAKKEIQSQRGDCKSSLGCSSGHNSSRESSSSDETIKNILEQARREMQAQQQALLEMEVCGRASTSERLGLQDPTKSQPPPTPPFIKQEEGTPVPPCLSNSTNGPHVPLSVVSPAAFVQNIIRKVKSEIGEAGAYFDQHWSSERNSVVLGAGGTSRPFTSVSPSLSSSSSTGHSSVPRSWLRMENGDCPANGEEASAPEDEPVLGRPVEIKVESDSSVSGDAAGRVSYYPTYIPRALKPTVPPLTPEQYEMYMYREVDTLELTRQVKEKLAKNGICQRIFGEKVLGLSQGSVSDMLSRPKPWSKLTQKGREPFIRMQLWLVDQLGQGLTQMSNPSQDKSPVTTRSSPSPPQSPDDRPNMSLEPASLALESSKENQQPQHVEPYGGKAPPGMIVPHQPHTPLGIQELVAISPELDTYAITKRVKEVLTDNNLGQRLFGESILGLTQGSVSDLLSRPKPWHKLSLKGREPFVRMQLWLNDPHNVEKLRDVKKMEKKAYLKRRYGLLSPGSDSDSPGAHSDCISPGLTQLEICPFGQAKKPRVVLAAEEKEALRRAYLQEPYPSQHTIEMLAAQLNLKTNTVINWFHNYSFLLFGCISPGSRSHSLQQDRSRMRREVLMEGLHDNDTDAEHNNCSPLASHSPXSDREDRRSSAGRSRPVSADPRRFTVKQEVHEQDDDEDIRSRQAKFFSGVQFTQLKSDPDLTSQRPQGIRDEEVGRSQSVSVESSQRNSSHEAEDLEKSPEDPVSFKASSEPSRSSLEVSLNSPSAASSPGLMMSVSPVPSSSAPISPSPPNPPAGGTNSGHHPANHGLESPLLNSKLNRSTQRRNEKMANLNNIIHRLERAANREETLEWEF; the protein is encoded by the exons GTGGTTGCGTTGAGCCAGCGCAGTAAGGAGGCGGAGTCTGCATTCCTGGGAATATATAAACAGCTGATCGAGGCCCCAG atcCGACTCCGCTGCTAGAAGCCACACATTCACTGGGAGAACGTCTGGCAGAACTGCAGCATTCCGGTCCTGATGGTGATGCTCTGATTTCGCAGATCTCAACCCACCTGACAAGACCTCTGGATTGCCTCAACAGAGCAG AGCACACAGAGGAGGACTCCGTAACCATAGATACAGGGGAGGCGTCCACACAGTGTCCTCGTAGGATGACACCAAACAGCACGCAGGACACGCAGGGCGATGACACGCCACTCAAAAACCATCATGAGCAGCAGGAGGG AGAGGAACATGAATCAGACGCTGCTGTGCCCATCAGACTCGACCCGGCCGATGAGCGGATCAAAGCCCTTCAGTCAT CACTGAGCCTGGCCCGATCTGAGCTGCTGGAGATGAGGCGTAAATATGACAAGGAAATGACCACAAA GGTGGAGGAGACGGGCGTGCTGATGGCAGACCTGGAGAAGGCCAACCAG AGAGCAGATGTCGCCCAGAGGGCAGTGAAGAGACTGAGTGAGCAGCTCGCCTCCTCTCAGAGCACATCTAAAGGGACCCGCCTATCAAAAGACGGACCCAAGGAG GAGAGAGACGCGGATGAGACGGACGAGCGCTCGCTGTCGCGGCTGGAAGCGGTGCTGTTCACCAAGGACAGAGAGATTCTCAGACTGCTCGAGAGCGTCCAGAGACTTCAGTTCACCTTACAGGAAGTCCGAGACTCGTCGGCCAATCGGATCGCGGAGCTGGAACGGCAACTGGCCTGTAAATCAGACGCCATAGAG GCGCTGGAGGCGAAACTTCAGTCTCAGATGGACTATGAAGAGATTAAAACAGAACTCAG TATTCTGAGAGCCATGAAACTGGCATCAGCCAATGGAACTTCCCAG gAATCAAGCAAAACCGCCGAGACTCTTCTGCTGGATAAACACGCCTTTCTGTCCTCTCACAAATATCTTGACAAAGTCAGAGTGCTACACAACAGTG atgaGCGTCATTCTGAGGACTCCAGCAAGGACACGGTTCGCCCCGCGGGGTCATATTCATCCCCTCCTGGAACACTGCCCACAGATGGTCACGCTTCCTCCAGCCCGGGACCGGCCAACAACGACGCACCTCCCTCCGCCCATGAACCGCCCAGGCCCTACTCGGTGTCGCCCTTCTCGTGTGAGAAACTTCCCGGAGATCTACTTCTGCAGAAGCAGCTCCTGTCGCCCCTCTTCAAGAAAGACGGCACCTCCATCATGGCGTTTCCCACCGCACTCTACGCCGCCAAAGCCGCCCTcatgtcagccaatcagaactcCTCTTCGTCTGTCGCTGTGGAGACGGGCATGCCCAGCGACCAATCAGAGAGCGGTAGCTCTGGCGGTTCAGATGACGATCAGTTAGACACGTCAGAAATCGCTTTTCAGGTGAAAGAACAGCTGCTGAAGCACAACATCGGCCAGCGTGTGTTCGGTCACTACGTGCTGGGTCTGTCGCAGGGGTCGGTCAGTGAGATCCTGGCCCGACCCAAACCCTGGAGGAAGCTCACGGTCAAGGGCAAGGAGcctttcattaaaatgaagCAGTTCCTGTCGGACGAACAGAACATTCTGGCCTTACGCACCATTCAGGTTCGACAGAGAG GGAGCATCACTCCTCGCATCCGAACTCCTGAAACTGGGTCAGACGATGCCATCAAGAACATTCTGGAACAAGCCAAGAAGGAGATCCAGTCTCAGAGAG GCGATTGTAAATCGTCTCTGGGCTGTTCGTCGGGTCATAACAGTTCTCGAGAGAGCAGCAGTTCAGACGAAACCATTAAGAACATTCTGGAACAGGCCCGGCGAGAGATGCAGGCCCAGCAGCAGGCCCTGCTGGAGATGGAGGTGTGCGGTCGGGCGTCCACCAGCGAGCGTCTCGGCCTGCAGGACCCCACCAAAAGTCAGCCTCCCCCCACACCCCCCTTCATCAAACAAGAGGAGGGCACCCCTGTGCCCCCGTGCCTGTCCAATTCCACTAACGGCCCTCACGTGCCTCTCAGCGTCGTGTCGCCCGCCGCCTTCGTGCAGAACATCATCCGGAAGGTGAAGTCGGAGATCGGAGAAGCCGGAGCGTACTTCGACCAGCACTGGTCTTCGGAGCGCAACTCGGTCGTGTTGGGCGCGGGCGGCACCTCTCGACCCTTTACCTCCGTctcgccctctctctcctcctcctcttcgaCGGGTCACTCGTCTGTGCCTCGGTCCTGGCTGCGGATGGAGAATGGCGACTGCCCTGCCAATGGAGAGGAGGCGTCCGCGCCGGAGGACGAGCCCGTGTTGGGGCGGCCGGTGGAGATTAAGGTGGAGTCCGATTCGTCCGTCAGCGGAGATGCTGCGGGACGGGTGTCATACTACCCCACGTACATCCCCCGAGCCCTGAAACCCACGGTACCCCCGCTGACCCCCGAGCAGTACGAGATGTACATGTACCGTGAGGTGGACACCCTCGAGCTGACCCGGCAGGTGAAGGAGAAGCTGGCTAAGAACGGAATCTGCCAGAGGATCTTTGGAGAGAAG GTGTTGGGTTTGTCTCAGGGCAGCGTGAGCGACATGTTATCCAGACCGAAGCCGTGGAGTAAACTGACTCAGAAGGGCCGCGAGCCATTCATACGAATGCAGCTGTGGCTGGTGGATCAGCTGGGTCAGGGACTCACCCAGATGTCCAACCCGAGCCAGG ATAAGAGCCCAGTGACGACCCGCTCGTCGCCATCCCCTCCTCAGAGTCCCGATGACCGACCCAACATGAGTCTGGAGCCAGCTAGTCTCGCTTTGGAGAGCAGTAAAGAGAACCAGCAGCCTCAGCATGTGGAACCTTACGGAGGTAAAGCCCCTCCGGGTATGATCGTCCCCCATCAGCCCCACACGCCGCTGGGCATACAGGAACTGGTGGCCATATCTCCAGAGCTGGACACTTACGCCATCACCAAGAGAGTGAAAGAGGTTCTGACGGACAACAACTTAG GTCAACGTCTGTTTGGAGAGAGCATTCTGGGATTGACCCAGGGTTCAGTATCAGACCTGCTGTCCCGACCCAAACCCTGGCATAAACTCAGTCTGAAGGGCCGCGAGCCGTTCGTCCGCATGCAGCTGTGGCTCAACGATCCGCATAACGTCGAGAAGCTGCGCGATGTCAAGAAAATGGAGAAGAAAG ccTATCTGAAGCGGCGTTACGGTCTGTTGAGTCCGGGCTCAGACAGCGATTCCCCTGGCGCCCATTCAGACTGCATCAGTCCGGGTCTGACCCAGCTGGAGATCTGTCCGTTCGGTCAAGCGAAGAAGCCCAGAGTGGTGCTGGCCGCCGAGGAGAAGGAGGCTCTGAGGAGAGCGTATCTCCAGGAGCCTTATCCATCACAACACACCATTGAGATGCTGGCTGCCCAACTCAACCTCAAAACCAACACCGTCATCAACTGGTTCCACAACTACAG ctttCTGCTTTTTGGATGCATTTCTCCCGGCTCCCGAAGCCACTCACTGCAACAagacag GTCTCGTATGAGACGGGAAGTTCTGATGGAGGGTCTCCATGACAACGACACGGATGCCGAGCACAACAACTGCTCCCCTCTGGCGTCCCACAGCC TTTCTGATCGTGAAGACAGGAGGTCCTCTGCCGGCCGTAGCCGTCCTGTCAGCGCTGACCCCCGACGCTTCACGGTCAAACAGGAGGTACATGAGCAAGATGATGATGAGGACATCAGGTCGAGACAGGCGAAATTCTTCTCCGGCGTCCAGTTCACTCAGCTGAAAAGTGACCCGGATCTGACCTCACAGCGTCCTCAGGGCATCAGGGATGAGGAGGTGGGCCGCAGTCAGTCTGTGTCAGTCGAGAGCTCGCAGAGGAACAGCTCACATGAAGCGGAGGATCTGGAGAAGTCGCCCGAGGACCCCGTTAGCTTCAAGGCTTCGTCGGAGCCGTCCCGCAGCAGTCTGGAGGTTTCGCTCAACTCGCCGTCAGCCGCGTCTTCCCCCGGCCTCATGATGTCGGTTTCACCCGTCCCGTCATCTTCCGCCCCCATTTCTCCGTCGCCACCCAACCCTCCAGCCGGCGGCACCAACTCCGGCCATCATCCTGCCAACCACGGCCTGGAGTCACCGTTGCTCAACTCCAAACTCAACAGAAGCACTCAGAGGCGCAACGAGAAGATGGCTAACCTCAATAACATCATCCATCGGCTGGAGCGAGCCGCCAACAGGGAGGAGACGCTCGAGTGGGAGTTTTAG